A window of Bradyrhizobium diazoefficiens genomic DNA:
CCGTGAGCAGTGGGCGGCTTCTCACAAAACCGCTCGGCCGACGTAGCGCCCGGGCTCAGGTCCCGGGGCGCGGTTGTCGTTCGCTGGAACAGGCTCCGCTGGAACTGTCGGCGCGCTCTTAGGCAGCGTCCGAAATGCGAGGCGATCCGCACGCGAGCGGTCGGCGCTTCAGGCTGGATCGGATATCTGACTGAGATCGCGCAAAGCCAAAGCCGCCGGCTGTGCTGGGCCAATCATGCTCAAGGCAGCCAAGCCGCCGAGCAGGAGGAGAACGCCGATCATGGTCATGATTGCAAAACAGCCTTCGACTCTGTCCATGATGGTTCGCGCTCCAGCTGGCTGTCTGAGCGCTAGATAAGAGCGGATGGCGGTGCATTGTAAATCGCCGAATCGATCGGTGGTACGCCGCCGCGCTTGCTTTCTGAGGCAACAAGGTCGCGGCGCCGCCAGCGAGCGCAGTCTCCATTGAAAGGGCTCAACCCGCGTCGTCGAGAGTGCCGTCCTCCAATATCCGGTAGCGCTGCCCGCGCCACGCGATGTTGGCGCCGAAGAAGCCAGCCACGAACACGGCCGACATGATCGCATCATGAATAATATGGATAACGATGTGCAGTCGTTCCCTGCCCTCAATCTGTAATGTTCGGGCGACCGTTTCGGTCAAGGCGATCCGGCTGGCGAGCGCGATTGCAACGAGCAGGAACGGATAGGCGCTTCCGAACAGGCCGGCCAATAGCGAAAGCATCATTGGCTGCATGAATATGAGCCCGCCATAGCCCACCGGGTCCAGCGCACGGATCGTGCGATGGACGCGCAGTTGATGGTGCCAATAGGCAGAAAAATTGGGCTCGAAGCAGACATGACCGACGGCCCAGGGAGGAATGACGACCTTGAGCCCGAGCGACCTTACGGCTTGGCCGATTGCATAATCGTCGGCCAGTTCGTCGCGAAAGGCGCAAAATCCGCCAATCCGCCGCAGCACGTCGCGCCGCAACGCGATTGCCGAGCCGAAACACGGCGAGGCTGCGCCGCATACGAGTGCAACGATGACGTTTGGAAGGAAGGTCGAATTGATGCTCAACGCCGATAGCCGGCCCCATAGGCCACGAGCCGCAATGCCGTAGTAGAGGCAGGTGACGGCGCCGGTGGTTTCACGATCGAGTTCGGCGGTAGCAAGCCGCAGGAAGTCAGGCCCAACGACGATGTCGCTGTCAGACAGAACGATCGTATCGTATGTTATTGCGGAATCCATATTGGCGAGGTTCCCTACCTTGCGATTGATGCCCTGAGACCTTTCGTCGACGACGAGATCGATGTGAAGGTCTGGATGCAGGCGTTTGAGCAATCGAACGACGTGGATGGCGGAATCCTGGGAGCTCTGGACTCCGACAACCAGCTGAATCGGTCCCGTATAATCCTGCCGGCAAAGATCCTGGAGGCGCTTGAAGAGACCTGGTTCGGAGCCATGAATCGGCTTGAGCACTGTGACCGGTCGGGGCGCCGACCGCTTGGGAGATCGCTCGGGAGGATGAGCGAAGAACCAGAGAACGGCCCCGGCAGCGAAACAGTTGTAGAGGATGCCAAGGCTGGCACCGGCTAGACATAGATCGCCGATGATATGGAGGCTAGGTGGTATCATGATCGGGTCACGTTGCTCTAGGCAGGACAAAGGCGAGCGACCGTGAGGAGGCTCCGAGCCTGCGTTCCGGATCGATCCGTTGCAGGCATCTAATGCGAATGAATGTGCATGCCGGACTGTTCCTAAGTTGGAATCGACGACTATCGGACTTCCCGCCGTTTCGGGTAGGCCGAGAGTAAGCTGGCGACGGGGAGATTCATTGTTGTGCAATGCCGCGAGCAACCATGAGGTGTGTGTTTGCGTTTGACTCCCGACGGGCTATTGGGCTCGTTGGGCAAGGCGCGTGCGTGGTCAACAGAGACCGAATTCCATGAAGATCATGCGAACCTCGGATGTGCCCGCGCCCGTCGCCATCTGCGTGGCGTTGGAACTCGAGGCGAAAATTGCCGGTCGGCACTTTACACGGGACGATCGAACCGAGCCATCTGAGGGAAGCTTGATACGGTTCGCAAATCTGCGCGCGCCGGCCTGCAGAGGGCTCGTGAGCCTCGGACTTGCCGGTGGGCTATGTGATGACCTCAACGTGGGCGACGTCGTCGTTGCCTCGGAAATTGTCGCCAACGAGCAACGGCACGCGACCGACGATGAATGGGCAGGTCGCATGCTCGCGGATATGCCCTCGGCGATTTACGGACCGATTGCAGGGTCGGATGTCGCCGTCACGAGCGCTGCAGCGCGATACGAGCTTGCCCGACGGTCGGGCGCTCTCGCCGTCGATATGGAATCGCATGCGATTGCGCGTATGGCCGCGGTCAACGAGATCCCGTTTCTTGCTGTTCGCGTCGTCGTGGATGGCGTTCAGCGGCGCGTACCCGAGGCCGCGGTCAGTTGCATCTCCTCGGGCGGGCAGACGAGTCCGCTCCGTCTCGGGCAACTCGTGTTGCGACGTCCACGGGACGCCTTGGCTGTGCTTCTTCTGTTTTCGGATTGGCCGCGAACCAGGCGCTCGCTGGACGCATGTTGTCGGGCGATTGCGGCTCGCGAGGCGGCCAACGAACAAAGTTCCATGATGAGGGTGGGATGTCCCAGAGCGCAGCCGATGTCCTTCTGACCGGTGCAAGCGGCTTCATCGGCTCTGCGGTGCTTCGCGAAGCCGTCCGGCACGGATATCGAGTCCGGGCGCTGGTTCGAAGGGACAGCAATTACGCCGACCTCTCCTGCGCCGGGGTCCACTTCGTTCATGGCGATCTCTTGGATCCGGCGTCGCTGCGAAAGGCCTGTGACGGATGCCGCTATTTGTTTCACGTCGCGGCGGACTACAGACTATCCCTGCACCATGGTGCGAAGCTTCTGGCAACGAACGTGGTTGGTACCGATCATCTGATGTCGGAGGCCTTGCGAGCAGGAATCGAGCGTATCGTCTACACCAGCAGCGTCGCCACTTTGCGATATGAAACTGGCAGCGAGCCGGTTGCGGATGAACCAGATAGTCTGCCCCTCGCCTTGGCTGTCGGACCCTACAAACGCAGCAAGATACTGGCGGAAAGACTGGTTCTCGAAAGGGTACGCGAGCGGAAATTGCCCGCCGTGATCGTCAATCCGTCTGCGCCGATCGGCCCACGTGATAGACGTCCGACGCCCACCGGTCGTGTCCTGGTTGCTGCAGCGACGGGCCGCATGCCGGCATTCGTCGACACCGGATTGAACCTCGTCCACGTCGAGGACGTGGCTCGGGGGCACCTGGCGGCTTTGCACCGGGGACGGATCGGCGAACGCTATGTGCTCGGCGGCCAGAACGTATCCTTGTCGGAATTGCTGGCCGAAGTAGCCTCGCAGCTAGGCCGGCGCTTTCGCGCTGTCCGCTTGCCTTGGTACGCAGCCGTACCGGCTGCGTTGACGGGCGAGGCCAGTGCTTATCTGACCGGAAGGGAGCCGTTGGCGACGTGGACGGGTGTACAGCTCGCGCGACACCGAATGTATTTCAGCAGCCGTAAGGCCGAGCGTGAGTTGGGCTATGCCGCGAGGGCCTACCAGTTCGGTGTCGAGGATGCGCTCAGGTGGTTCGAAGCAAACGGGTTCGGCGTGCAGCGCTCAGGCCAACGCGAGAGGATGGCAGCCGGTTCATGACCGGAGAGCAGCGTGATCGGACCTCTGGCCAAACCGGCTGATGAGAGTTTCGCGCATCATGTACACGTGCAGGCGGGTACGCCGCATGGTGTTGCCGCGCAGCGCCCTCGGGTTGTGCGACCATACCAGCAAAGTGATAAGGATATTCTCGCCGATCTGGTGCAGGCGGTCGGCGGCGGTCTTTCGTGACCTTGCCTGCTCGATCGGTCTGGCGAAACCGTAGCGTCCCGAGAGCGCGATCATGAGCGGAGCGATCGCGTCGGACCCGAAGGCGAGCGTTGCACTGATCGCGACGATATCCGCGAAGTCGCTGCGGCTCGCCACAAACGCGGCCAGCTCGCGCAGCGAAAGGTCGATCTCGCGCGAAATCCGTCGTCCCCAAGCCAAGTTGGTTCCGCTGGCGGGAAGCGGGGGGACGTGCTCGTTCCAGACGTGGAGCGCGAGCATCGGAGCACCAGGAGGCAGATACGTTCCATCCGGCAGAGTTAGCGCGCTACGGTTGCTCGCCCGCTGAATCCGGAACAGGCAACCGGCCGACGAGCTATACTCGAAGATGTGCTGACGGCTGCGGAGGGATCGATCAATGGTGGCCATCAACTTGCTCAACATCACGGCGGCTCCATTGACGCTGATGAGGACGGCCCCGTGGCACCAAATTCCGCGCTTGCAGGTTCGAACGGGGACGGAAACCGCGCCATGACGGGAATTGAAGGGCAGATATACTGGTGGTCCCGTGTCCACGGGCGCCGGACCGAGCCGTCGGCCAGGGGCTTGAAAGCTTGCACCTGTGCGATCGATAACCAACCGCGCTCGAAAGCGCAGGCCATGCCGGCGAGGAAAACCCGCCAGATGCGGACGACCTCCGGTCGAGCCGCTGCGTAGGCATCAGGCAGGCGCTCTTCGAGCCGCCGGCTCCAATGCTGCAGCGTCAGTGCGTAGTGCGGACGAAGATCTTCGGCATCGGCGAATTCGAGGCCGGCCGCGGAGAGCTCGACAAGGACGCGCGACAAGTGCGGCACGGCGCCGCCGGGAAAGACGTGCCGTTCGATGAACTCGCCGCCCGGCGGTCCGCGCGGGCGGCCGGCGGCGTCGGTCGAAACGATCCCATGGTTCAGGAATACTCCGCCGGGACGCAGCAGCCTGTGCACCGTTTGGAAATAGGCCGGAAGATTGTCAAGCCCGACGTGCTCATACATGCCGACCGAGACGATCCGATCGAAGAGCTTGGCGTCGTCGAGATCGCAGTAATGTCGGAGCTGAATGTCGATCCGGTCCGACAACCCGGCGGAGGCTGCGGCTTCGAGCGCAG
This region includes:
- the hpnI gene encoding bacteriohopanetetrol glucosamine biosynthesis glycosyltransferase HpnI; the protein is MIPPSLHIIGDLCLAGASLGILYNCFAAGAVLWFFAHPPERSPKRSAPRPVTVLKPIHGSEPGLFKRLQDLCRQDYTGPIQLVVGVQSSQDSAIHVVRLLKRLHPDLHIDLVVDERSQGINRKVGNLANMDSAITYDTIVLSDSDIVVGPDFLRLATAELDRETTGAVTCLYYGIAARGLWGRLSALSINSTFLPNVIVALVCGAASPCFGSAIALRRDVLRRIGGFCAFRDELADDYAIGQAVRSLGLKVVIPPWAVGHVCFEPNFSAYWHHQLRVHRTIRALDPVGYGGLIFMQPMMLSLLAGLFGSAYPFLLVAIALASRIALTETVARTLQIEGRERLHIVIHIIHDAIMSAVFVAGFFGANIAWRGQRYRILEDGTLDDAG
- the hpnA gene encoding hopanoid-associated sugar epimerase, which produces MSQSAADVLLTGASGFIGSAVLREAVRHGYRVRALVRRDSNYADLSCAGVHFVHGDLLDPASLRKACDGCRYLFHVAADYRLSLHHGAKLLATNVVGTDHLMSEALRAGIERIVYTSSVATLRYETGSEPVADEPDSLPLALAVGPYKRSKILAERLVLERVRERKLPAVIVNPSAPIGPRDRRPTPTGRVLVAAATGRMPAFVDTGLNLVHVEDVARGHLAALHRGRIGERYVLGGQNVSLSELLAEVASQLGRRFRAVRLPWYAAVPAALTGEASAYLTGREPLATWTGVQLARHRMYFSSRKAERELGYAARAYQFGVEDALRWFEANGFGVQRSGQRERMAAGS
- a CDS encoding class I SAM-dependent methyltransferase gives rise to the protein MDLAISIAWLICAIWLIVVGVNLSEQQYAAALEAAASAGLSDRIDIQLRHYCDLDDAKLFDRIVSVGMYEHVGLDNLPAYFQTVHRLLRPGGVFLNHGIVSTDAAGRPRGPPGGEFIERHVFPGGAVPHLSRVLVELSAAGLEFADAEDLRPHYALTLQHWSRRLEERLPDAYAAARPEVVRIWRVFLAGMACAFERGWLSIAQVQAFKPLADGSVRRPWTRDHQYICPSIPVMARFPSPFEPASAEFGATGPSSSASMEPP